A genomic window from Cyprinus carpio isolate SPL01 chromosome A2, ASM1834038v1, whole genome shotgun sequence includes:
- the LOC109069076 gene encoding phosphotriesterase-related protein-like, with protein MPEQSGKVQTVLGLIEPGQLGRTMTHEHLTMTFECSHVPPAPGDEGLAAAPIEMKHLHWLQQNPYSHSENLLLNQEIEAVKEELLCYRKAGGGSIVENTTTGITRNLPVLRKLAKETGVHIIAGAGYYVDVTHSDETRKMTVEKLTDIIVSEVLHGADGTDIRCGVIGEIGTSWPITESEKKVLRATAHAQTQLGCPVIIHPGRNKAAPGEAIRILQEAGGNISKTVMSHLDRTLFDQQELLEFAKMGSYLEYDLFGTEMLNYPFNLDVDMPSDSQRVQALAFLIREGYEDRILIAHDIHTKHRLTKYGGHGFSHILKNIVPKMLSRGITQNQVEKILIENPKQWLTFK; from the exons ATGCCTGAACAGAGCGGTAAGGTCCAGACAGTGCTGGGTCTGATAGAGCCCGGTCAGCTGGGCCGCACCATGACCCACGAACACCTTACGATGACATTTGAGTGCAGCCATGTTCCCCCAGCACCTGGAGACGAGGGTCTTGCTGCAGCTCCCATTGAGATGAAGCATCTTCACTGGTTGCAGCAGAATCCGTACAGCCACAGTGAGAACCTGCTGTTGAATCAAGAGATCGAAGCGGTGAAGGAAGAGCTGTTGTGTTACCGTAAAGCAGGAGGAGGATCCATAGTGGAGAACACCACCACGGGCATCACCCGAAATCTGCCTGTTCTGAGGAAGCTGGCTAAAGAGACGGGTGTGCATATCATAGCTGGAGCAGGATACTATGTGGACGTGACCCACTCTGATGAGACAAGAAAGATGACGGTTGAGaag CTAACTGACATCATTGTCAGTGAGGTCCTCCATGGAGCAGACGGTACCGATATCCGCTGTGGTGTGATTGGAGAGATCGGTactagctggccaatcacagagAGTGAGAAGAAGGTCCTGCGAGCCACCGCTCATGCTCAGACTCAGCTCGGCTGCCCGGTTATCATCCACCCCGGACGGAACAAAGCCGCTCCTGGGGAGGCCATCCGCATTCTGCAAGAAGCCGGTGGAAATATCTCCAAAACAGTCATGTCTCATCTTGACAG GACCCTATTTGATCAGCAAGAATTACTGGAGTTTGCAAAGATGGGGAGCTACCTTGAATATGACCTCTTTGGCACAGAGATGCTGAATTACCCATTCAACCTTGATGTTGACATGCCCAGCGACAGCCAGAGAGTTCAGGC CTTGGCTTTCCTGATCAGGGAAGGTTATGAAGACAGAATCCTCATTGCTCATGATATCCACACCAAGCACCGCCTGACCAAGTATGGCGGTCATGGCTTCTCCCACATCCTGAAGAATATTGTTCCCAAAATGCTGTCTCGAGGTATCACTCAGAACCAGGTGGAAAAAATACTGATAGAGAATCCTAAACAATGGCTGACATTTAAATAA
- the LOC109069075 gene encoding complement C1q-like protein 3 — protein sequence MVLVLVILIPVLVSAAGSDPRLEMLGACRMVCDPYGTKSPSSAPTDNRLVQSPPTLIRGPKGEHGRSGRIGTRGQPGPPGPPGPPGPPGVIGEPGPPGLPGPHGVTGVISAATYSTVPKIAFYAGLKKQHEGYEVLKFDDVVTNLGNHYDPSSGKFTCSIPGIYFFVYHVLMRGGDGTSMWADLCKNNQVRASAIAQDADQNYDYASNSVILHLEPGDEIYIKLDGGKAHGGNNNKYSTFSGFMVYAD from the exons ATGGTGCTGGTGCTGGTCATTCTCATCCCGGTGCTGGTCAGCGCGGCAGGATCCGACCCGCGCTTAGAGATGCTTGGCGCATGCCGCATGGTGTGCGATCCATACGGAACGAAGTCTCCATCATCAGCACCGACAGACAACCGCTTGGTTCAGTCCCCACCAACTTTAATTCGCGGTCCGAAAGGAGAGCATGGGCGCTCAGGACGGATCGGTACGAGGGGCCAGCCGGGTCCACCGGGTCCACCCGGACCTCCAGGTCCCCCCGGGGTCATAGGAGAACCGGGGCCACCAGGATTACCCGGTCCGCACGGAGTCACCGGTGTCATAAGCGCAGCGACGTACAGCACCGTTCCCAAAATTGCATTCTACGCGGGACTCAAGAAGCAACACGAGGGTTACGAGGTGCTGAAGTTTGATGATGTGGTCACTAACTTGGGCAATCACTATGACCCCTCGAGCGGTAAATTCACCTGCTCCATCCCGGGGATCTACTTTTTCGTGTATCACGTATTAATGAGAGGTGGTGACGGGACCAGCATGTGGGCTGATCTGTGCAAAAATAACCAG GTGCGTGCAAGTGCAATAGCGCAGGATGCAGATCAGAACTATGACTACGCCAGCAACAGTGTGATTTTACACCTGGAGCCTGGAGATGAGATCTACATTAAACTGGATGGAGGCAAAGCGCACGGgggaaacaacaacaaatacagcaCGTTTTCAGGCTTCATGGTCTATGCTGATTAA